A window of the Desulfurobacterium atlanticum genome harbors these coding sequences:
- the rfaE1 gene encoding D-glycero-beta-D-manno-heptose-7-phosphate kinase — protein MKKIIKNFQNKKILVIGDLMIDEYIFGKVERISPEAPVPVVEAAKTDIKPGGAANVAANLVSLGAEVAMLGVVGDDDRGSILKNLLKSNKVDTSFIIEDFNRPTTVKTRIIAGAQQLLRVDWESKEYLTGSTLKKVIETFLDNFENFDGIIISDYGKGVITEELFKYTEKVKKQDIPITLDPKERNFPIYRNITAMTPNKKETCQAVGIYPETDKDSEEAGKLIIEKFKCNYALITRSEKGMSLIGKDVKYHVPAKAKQVFDVTGAGDTVISVFTLSLTAGATVKEATEIANIAGGIVVGKLGTAVVTPEELLNEIGGD, from the coding sequence ATGAAAAAAATAATAAAAAATTTTCAAAATAAAAAAATTCTTGTTATCGGCGACCTTATGATAGATGAATATATTTTTGGAAAAGTTGAAAGAATATCTCCCGAAGCACCTGTCCCCGTTGTAGAAGCAGCAAAAACAGACATAAAACCGGGGGGAGCGGCAAACGTAGCAGCCAACTTAGTTTCTCTTGGTGCAGAAGTAGCAATGCTTGGAGTGGTTGGTGATGATGATAGAGGTTCTATTTTAAAAAATCTTCTTAAAAGTAACAAAGTAGATACTTCGTTCATAATAGAAGATTTTAATAGACCTACAACGGTTAAAACGAGAATAATAGCTGGAGCACAACAACTTTTAAGGGTTGACTGGGAATCAAAAGAGTACCTTACAGGCAGCACATTAAAAAAGGTGATAGAAACTTTTTTAGATAATTTTGAAAACTTTGACGGAATAATAATCTCAGATTACGGTAAAGGTGTTATAACAGAAGAACTTTTTAAATATACAGAAAAAGTGAAAAAACAGGATATACCAATAACTCTTGACCCTAAAGAGAGAAACTTTCCAATATACAGAAATATCACAGCAATGACACCAAATAAAAAAGAAACCTGTCAGGCAGTCGGTATATATCCAGAAACAGATAAAGACAGTGAAGAAGCCGGCAAACTCATAATAGAAAAATTTAAATGCAATTACGCACTTATAACCCGCAGTGAAAAAGGAATGAGCCTTATAGGAAAAGATGTTAAATACCACGTACCTGCAAAAGCAAAGCAGGTATTTGACGTTACAGGAGCAGGAGATACAGTTATAAGTGTATTTACTCTTTCACTAACTGCCGGAGCAACGGTTAAAGAAGCAACAGAGATTGCAAACATCGCAGGGGGAATTGTTGTAGGGAAACTTGGAACAGCCGTTGTTACACCTGAAGAACTGTTAAACGAAATAGGGGGAGATTAA
- a CDS encoding NADP-dependent isocitrate dehydrogenase, with the protein MAKRPTIIWTKVDEAPALATYSLLPIVKAFTKPAGVDVELRDISLAGRVLAQFGIVPDDLAYLGELVWKPEANIVKLPNISASLPQLLDTIKELQSQGYDIPDYPENPQTEEEKEIKAKYDRCIGSVVNPVLRQGNSDRRIAPPVKEYARKHPHRMGEVSPKSESYVAHMKSGDFYEHEKSVTLRKDTKLRYEFVDKDGNVTVLKEIDAGMGDVIDATYMSRKRLREFFDEVINDAKEKDILFSLHVKATMMRVSDPVIFGDAIRVYYKELFEKFGKELEEIGFDPNRGLSDLEKRLSKLPPEKQEEIKKTIEEIYKKQPRLYMVDSDQGITNLHRPNDVIIDASVPAVIKNGLKGWGPSGETDDCVITIPDRSYATMYSEIVEDIKVRGQFDPTKVGTVQNVGLMAMKAEEYGSHDKTFFPSSDGVIRVVDEDGNVLLEHEVEQGDIYRSCHTKDIAIRDWVKLAVNRAKESGYPIVFWLDSLRAHDRELIEKVKEELQKYDLSDVEWYIKAPREAMKFTLERFRKGEGTIAVTGNVLRDYLTDLFPIIEVGTSARALSIVPEIAGGGLFETGAGGSAPKHVQQFVKEGHLRWDSLGEFLALVESLKLAYKQAGGDNKKILVVAEALSKAASKYLDNDKTPKRKVGQLDTRGSHYWLARYWAEELAAQTEDAELAKIFEPVAAALVENEEKILGEIDATQGKPQDIGGYYNPDDAKAEAAMRPSKTLNEIIDSLLNG; encoded by the coding sequence ATGGCAAAAAGGCCAACGATTATCTGGACAAAAGTTGATGAGGCACCTGCGCTGGCAACCTATTCTTTACTGCCAATTGTAAAGGCTTTTACAAAACCAGCAGGTGTAGATGTAGAGCTTAGAGATATTTCTCTTGCTGGTAGAGTTCTTGCACAGTTTGGAATTGTTCCTGATGACCTTGCTTACCTTGGTGAGCTTGTGTGGAAACCAGAGGCTAATATAGTTAAACTTCCAAATATTTCTGCTTCTCTTCCACAGCTTCTTGATACAATAAAGGAGCTTCAATCTCAAGGTTACGATATTCCAGATTATCCTGAGAATCCTCAGACAGAAGAGGAGAAAGAGATAAAAGCCAAGTATGACAGATGTATAGGTAGTGTTGTTAACCCAGTTTTAAGGCAGGGTAACTCTGACAGACGTATAGCTCCACCTGTTAAAGAGTATGCAAGGAAACATCCTCACAGAATGGGAGAGGTTTCTCCAAAATCTGAAAGCTATGTTGCTCACATGAAAAGTGGAGATTTTTATGAGCATGAAAAATCTGTAACGCTCCGTAAAGATACAAAATTAAGGTATGAGTTTGTTGATAAAGATGGCAATGTTACCGTTCTTAAAGAGATTGATGCCGGAATGGGTGATGTTATTGACGCTACATATATGAGCAGAAAGAGACTGAGAGAATTTTTTGATGAAGTTATAAACGATGCAAAAGAGAAGGACATTCTTTTCTCTCTTCACGTTAAAGCTACAATGATGAGGGTTTCTGACCCTGTAATTTTTGGTGATGCTATAAGAGTTTACTATAAAGAACTTTTTGAAAAGTTTGGGAAAGAGCTTGAAGAGATCGGTTTTGACCCTAACAGGGGATTATCAGACCTTGAAAAAAGACTTTCAAAGCTTCCACCTGAAAAGCAGGAGGAGATCAAAAAGACAATAGAAGAGATTTATAAAAAGCAACCAAGACTCTATATGGTAGATTCAGATCAAGGTATTACAAACCTTCACAGGCCAAACGATGTGATTATTGATGCTTCTGTTCCTGCTGTTATTAAAAACGGCCTTAAAGGATGGGGTCCATCAGGAGAAACTGATGATTGTGTTATAACTATTCCAGACCGTTCCTACGCGACAATGTACAGTGAGATTGTTGAAGATATAAAGGTTCGCGGTCAGTTTGATCCTACAAAGGTTGGAACTGTTCAAAATGTCGGTCTTATGGCTATGAAAGCTGAGGAGTACGGTTCTCACGATAAAACTTTCTTCCCATCATCTGACGGCGTAATAAGAGTTGTTGATGAAGATGGAAATGTTCTTCTTGAGCATGAAGTTGAGCAGGGAGATATTTATAGAAGCTGCCATACAAAAGATATTGCAATTCGTGACTGGGTTAAACTTGCTGTTAATAGGGCAAAAGAATCAGGATATCCAATAGTATTCTGGCTTGACTCTTTAAGAGCTCACGACAGAGAGCTTATTGAAAAAGTTAAAGAAGAACTTCAAAAGTATGACCTTTCCGATGTTGAGTGGTACATAAAAGCTCCAAGAGAAGCTATGAAATTTACACTTGAAAGATTTAGAAAAGGTGAAGGGACAATTGCTGTTACTGGAAACGTTCTAAGAGACTACCTTACAGACCTTTTCCCAATTATTGAGGTTGGAACAAGTGCAAGGGCTCTCTCTATTGTTCCTGAGATTGCCGGTGGCGGTCTTTTTGAAACTGGTGCTGGTGGTTCTGCTCCTAAGCATGTTCAGCAGTTTGTTAAGGAAGGACATCTTAGATGGGATTCACTTGGAGAGTTTCTTGCTCTTGTAGAATCTTTAAAGCTTGCATACAAACAGGCTGGCGGAGATAACAAGAAAATTCTTGTTGTTGCAGAGGCTCTTTCAAAAGCTGCAAGTAAATATCTTGATAACGATAAGACTCCTAAAAGAAAGGTTGGGCAGCTTGATACAAGAGGTAGCCACTACTGGCTTGCTCGTTACTGGGCTGAGGAGCTTGCTGCTCAAACAGAAGATGCAGAACTTGCAAAAATCTTTGAACCTGTAGCTGCTGCTCTTGTTGAGAATGAAGAGAAAATTCTTGGTGAGATTGATGCTACTCAAGGTAAGCCTCAGGATATCGGCGGATACTATAATCCTGACGATGCAAAGGCTGAAGCTGCAATGAGGCCAAGCAAAACTCTTAATGAAATTATTGACTCTCTTCTAAATGGATAA
- the gltA gene encoding NADPH-dependent glutamate synthase gives MGKKEIKKERIPVPERPAEERIKDFKEVKLGYTPELAIEEAKRCIQCPTAPCVEGCPVRVPIPQFIKLIAEGKFVEAARKIKEENILPSICGRVCPQEDQCEKVCVIGKIGQPVNIGGLEAFAGDYEARMGSEKIEKAEPTGKKVAIVGSGPGGITCAVDLAKLGHSVTIFEALHEPGGVLIYGIPEFRLPNEIVHRELEALKELGVEIKLNCVIGKTKTLEELRREFDAVFIASGAGLPYMLNIEGLNLNGVYSANEFLTRVNLMGAYRFPEYDTPVFAGKRLAVIGGGNTAMDVARTAKRLKGVEEVYIIYRRSEKEMPARVEEIHHAKEEGVIFKTLTNPVKFIGENGWLKGIECVRMELSEPDESGRRRPVPIEGSNFVIDVETVVLAIGQGPNPIVMEGVEGLEIGKWGQIIVDPETCQTSLEGVFAGGDVIHGGSTVIQAMGDARKAAAAIHEYLLEK, from the coding sequence ATGGGAAAAAAGGAGATAAAAAAAGAAAGAATTCCTGTTCCAGAAAGACCTGCAGAAGAAAGAATTAAAGATTTTAAAGAGGTAAAGTTAGGTTACACTCCTGAACTTGCTATTGAAGAAGCTAAAAGATGTATCCAGTGTCCTACGGCACCGTGTGTTGAAGGATGTCCTGTTAGGGTTCCGATTCCTCAATTTATAAAGCTCATAGCAGAAGGAAAATTTGTAGAGGCAGCAAGAAAAATTAAGGAAGAGAATATTCTTCCCTCAATCTGCGGAAGGGTTTGTCCGCAGGAAGACCAGTGTGAGAAAGTTTGTGTTATCGGGAAAATAGGTCAGCCTGTAAATATTGGCGGGCTTGAAGCTTTTGCTGGAGATTATGAAGCAAGGATGGGTTCTGAAAAGATTGAAAAAGCTGAACCTACCGGTAAAAAGGTTGCTATAGTAGGTTCAGGTCCGGGTGGTATAACATGTGCTGTTGACCTTGCAAAGTTGGGGCATTCTGTAACTATTTTTGAAGCTCTTCATGAACCGGGTGGTGTTTTAATATATGGAATTCCTGAGTTTAGACTGCCAAATGAGATTGTTCACAGAGAGCTTGAAGCGCTTAAAGAACTTGGTGTTGAGATTAAGTTGAATTGTGTAATAGGAAAAACAAAAACTCTTGAGGAGTTAAGGAGGGAATTTGATGCTGTGTTTATAGCGTCAGGAGCGGGACTTCCTTATATGCTTAATATAGAAGGACTAAATCTGAATGGTGTCTATTCAGCCAATGAGTTTTTAACCCGTGTTAATCTTATGGGGGCTTATAGATTTCCTGAGTATGATACTCCTGTTTTTGCGGGTAAAAGGCTTGCTGTTATAGGTGGCGGAAATACTGCAATGGATGTCGCAAGAACTGCAAAAAGGCTTAAAGGTGTTGAAGAGGTTTACATAATATACAGACGTTCTGAAAAAGAGATGCCTGCAAGGGTTGAAGAGATACATCATGCAAAGGAAGAGGGAGTTATATTTAAAACTCTCACAAATCCTGTAAAGTTTATAGGAGAAAATGGTTGGCTTAAGGGAATTGAATGTGTGAGAATGGAGCTTTCTGAACCTGATGAGTCTGGAAGAAGAAGACCTGTGCCTATTGAAGGATCAAACTTTGTAATAGATGTTGAAACTGTTGTTCTTGCCATAGGGCAGGGACCAAATCCTATTGTTATGGAAGGTGTTGAGGGACTTGAGATAGGAAAGTGGGGACAGATTATTGTTGATCCTGAAACATGTCAAACGAGCCTTGAAGGTGTGTTTGCAGGTGGTGATGTTATTCATGGCGGTTCAACTGTTATTCAGGCTATGGGTGACGCGAGAAAAGCAGCAGCTGCAATTCACGAGTATCTCCTTGAAAAATAA
- a CDS encoding peroxiredoxin: MEERKGMPLLGDKFPELEVVTTHGPMKLPEAFKGKWFVLFSHPADFTPVCTTEFVAFQKKMDEFKKLNCELIGLSIDQVFSHIKWEEWIEEKLGVKIEFPIIADNVGNVSKELGLIHPGKGSTTVRAVFIVDPEGVIRLIIYYPQEFGRNIDEIVRAVKGLQVSDANGVALPANWPNNDLIGDKVIVPPATDVKTAKERLEQAEKGEIECFDWWLCCKKL; encoded by the coding sequence ATGGAAGAAAGAAAGGGAATGCCACTTCTTGGTGATAAGTTTCCTGAGCTTGAAGTTGTTACAACACATGGTCCTATGAAGTTGCCAGAAGCTTTTAAAGGTAAGTGGTTTGTACTTTTTAGCCATCCAGCTGACTTTACACCAGTTTGTACAACTGAGTTTGTGGCTTTTCAAAAGAAAATGGATGAGTTTAAAAAGCTTAACTGTGAACTTATAGGTCTTAGTATTGACCAGGTTTTCTCTCACATCAAGTGGGAAGAGTGGATTGAAGAAAAGCTTGGAGTTAAGATTGAATTTCCAATAATTGCTGATAATGTGGGAAATGTGTCAAAAGAGCTCGGGCTTATCCATCCGGGTAAAGGTTCAACAACTGTAAGGGCTGTGTTTATCGTTGATCCAGAGGGTGTTATAAGACTTATTATCTACTATCCACAGGAGTTTGGAAGAAATATAGATGAGATCGTAAGGGCTGTTAAGGGACTTCAGGTTTCTGATGCAAATGGTGTTGCTCTTCCGGCAAACTGGCCAAATAACGATCTTATCGGCGATAAAGTTATAGTTCCACCAGCAACTGATGTTAAGACTGCAAAAGAGAGACTTGAGCAGGCAGAAAAGGGTGAAATTGAGTGCTTTGACTGGTGGCTATGTTGCAAAAAGTTATAA
- a CDS encoding MTH1187 family thiamine-binding protein produces MSVLVEFAMFPTDKGESVSKYVSRIIKMIDESGVEYKLTPMGTVFETETMDEALEILKKAYQQLEPDCNRVYSTVKFDIRKGRSNRLIQKIKSVEEKIGKEVKK; encoded by the coding sequence ATGTCAGTACTTGTGGAATTTGCCATGTTCCCTACCGATAAGGGAGAAAGTGTAAGTAAATACGTAAGCAGAATTATAAAGATGATAGACGAGTCAGGAGTAGAATACAAATTAACTCCGATGGGAACAGTGTTTGAAACAGAAACGATGGATGAGGCTCTTGAAATCCTGAAAAAGGCATACCAGCAACTTGAACCAGATTGTAACAGAGTTTACTCCACAGTAAAGTTTGACATTAGAAAGGGGAGAAGCAACCGCTTAATCCAAAAGATAAAATCGGTTGAAGAAAAAATTGGAAAAGAAGTTAAAAAATAA
- a CDS encoding sulfide/dihydroorotate dehydrogenase-like FAD/NAD-binding protein — protein sequence MYRIVKKRELAENVDEFVIEAPEIAQKAKPGQFVIIRISKKGERIPLTIAEKDPEFGTITLMVQRVGKTTFHLSCFEEEHIIPDVVGPLGKPTHIEKWGHVVCIGGGLGLAPIHHIAQGVKEAGNEITTIMGFRRKDLVFWEDKMKLLSDKVIVTTNDGSYGMKGLVTDALQKLIDDGVKIDMVITAGPVPMMKAVAELTKKYEIPTVASLNPIMVDGTGMCGACRVTVDGEVKFACVDGPEFDAHKVDFDELINRLNMFKTLEAEALKMFQKKHCGCGKE from the coding sequence ATGTACAGGATAGTAAAAAAGCGGGAACTTGCAGAGAATGTGGATGAGTTTGTTATTGAGGCTCCAGAGATTGCTCAAAAAGCAAAACCGGGTCAGTTCGTTATTATCAGAATATCAAAAAAAGGGGAGAGAATACCTCTTACAATTGCCGAAAAAGACCCTGAATTTGGAACTATTACTTTGATGGTGCAAAGAGTTGGGAAGACAACCTTTCACCTTTCCTGTTTTGAAGAGGAACATATTATTCCTGATGTTGTTGGTCCTCTTGGTAAGCCAACCCATATAGAAAAGTGGGGACATGTTGTTTGTATCGGTGGAGGTCTTGGTCTTGCTCCGATTCACCATATAGCTCAGGGTGTTAAGGAAGCAGGAAACGAAATCACTACAATTATGGGCTTTAGAAGAAAAGACCTTGTTTTCTGGGAAGATAAGATGAAGCTGCTTTCAGATAAAGTTATAGTGACTACAAATGATGGTTCTTACGGAATGAAAGGGCTTGTTACTGATGCTCTTCAAAAGCTGATAGATGATGGTGTTAAGATAGATATGGTTATTACAGCAGGTCCTGTTCCTATGATGAAGGCTGTGGCAGAACTTACTAAAAAGTATGAAATTCCAACAGTTGCTTCTCTTAATCCTATAATGGTTGACGGAACTGGAATGTGTGGTGCGTGCAGGGTAACAGTTGACGGTGAGGTTAAGTTTGCCTGCGTTGATGGTCCTGAGTTTGATGCTCATAAGGTTGACTTTGACGAACTTATAAACAGGCTTAATATGTTTAAAACTCTTGAAGCTGAAGCTTTAAAAATGTTCCAGAAAAAACATTGTGGCTGTGGAAAGGAGTAA
- a CDS encoding iron-containing alcohol dehydrogenase family protein encodes MKVFKHFMPTKTVFGRKTFLKIKEEIEQLKIDTDKIAIICGKSAIKNGYIDYLKKQFETVEVFSGVPQDPSVETAKEFKSKLQQFNPTAIIAIGGGSVLDLAKVVAGALKNEGEIEEFIGVPECFKNPTVPIVAVPTTSGSGSEVTPYAVLTNKKEWKKAPIISSYIFPVLSIDDPELTVTMPQHVTANTGIDALSHCIEAFVSKRATPISKLYSLEGIKLIGQYLPRAYGNPKDIEAREKVMLGSLFGGMAITDAGAGLVHTLAHILGVMYDVPHGLAIAMFLVPVLKFYGLAAEREIVEIGKAFGFKTENFETVLSEIESFLKFLGKPESLRSFGVSESDIGNFVSLAMAKRFLMGNLPRIPAEKDIRIIVENLIDTP; translated from the coding sequence ATGAAAGTATTTAAACATTTTATGCCTACAAAAACCGTTTTCGGAAGAAAAACGTTTTTAAAAATTAAAGAGGAGATAGAACAGCTAAAAATTGATACAGATAAAATTGCCATCATTTGCGGAAAATCCGCCATAAAGAACGGGTACATTGACTACTTAAAAAAGCAGTTTGAAACTGTAGAGGTTTTCAGCGGTGTACCGCAGGACCCTTCTGTAGAAACAGCCAAAGAGTTTAAAAGCAAACTTCAACAGTTCAATCCTACCGCCATTATTGCAATAGGAGGAGGAAGCGTCCTTGACCTTGCAAAAGTCGTAGCAGGAGCACTGAAAAATGAAGGAGAGATAGAAGAGTTTATAGGGGTACCTGAATGCTTCAAAAACCCCACCGTACCAATCGTTGCAGTTCCAACAACATCAGGCTCAGGTTCAGAAGTTACTCCTTACGCAGTTTTAACAAACAAAAAAGAGTGGAAAAAAGCACCTATAATAAGCAGTTACATATTTCCTGTTCTTTCCATCGATGACCCTGAACTAACAGTAACAATGCCACAACACGTTACAGCAAACACCGGAATAGACGCTTTAAGCCACTGTATAGAAGCGTTCGTTTCAAAAAGAGCAACACCCATATCAAAACTTTATTCACTTGAAGGAATAAAACTTATCGGTCAGTATCTTCCCCGTGCATACGGAAATCCAAAAGATATAGAAGCAAGAGAGAAGGTAATGCTTGGCAGTCTCTTTGGTGGAATGGCGATAACTGATGCTGGTGCAGGACTCGTTCACACCCTTGCACACATTTTAGGAGTTATGTACGATGTTCCTCACGGACTTGCAATCGCCATGTTTCTTGTTCCTGTCTTAAAATTTTACGGACTGGCAGCCGAAAGAGAGATTGTTGAAATCGGTAAAGCTTTCGGTTTTAAAACAGAAAATTTTGAAACTGTTTTATCAGAAATCGAAAGCTTTTTGAAATTCCTTGGAAAACCTGAAAGTTTACGCTCTTTCGGCGTTTCAGAGAGTGATATAGGAAACTTTGTTTCCCTTGCCATGGCAAAAAGATTCCTTATGGGAAACCTTCCAAGAATACCTGCAGAAAAAGATATAAGAATTATTGTTGAAAATTTGATAGATACTCCTTGA
- a CDS encoding citrate/2-methylcitrate synthase yields MAKPDYILFDRDTKAIFWNLNRNAIQRMLDYDFLVGRSPSITAIVAPTQNRKFEKFFHGTKEIMIPIYKSTTEAAQAHPEADVLVNFASFRTAYNVTIEAINIPTIRTIAITAEGIPERFARDMALKARKAGKVIIGPATVGGIAAGAFRIGNAGGTIENIVKSKLHRPGSVGLVTRSGGLFNELSNVIARNADGIVEGIAIGGDRFPGSDFLDHLIRFQKNPQVKFMIMLGELGGDLEYRVVEALKDGIITKPLIAWCIGTISKHFAGEVQFGHAGAKAGADMETADAKNAALRAAGALVPNSFDEFPELIKGVYEDLKAKGLIGEIEEPEIPEIPEDYAKLVKAGKVRKPTNFICTISDDRGEEATYCGVPISEVVERDFSIADVIGLLWFKKKFPQWASKFIDMVIKVVADHGPCVSGAHNAKVTARAGKDLMSALATGILTIGPRFGGAIDGAAKYFKFAKEQGMDPFEFVDYMKNVEKIPIPGIGHRIKSTKNPDKRVELLKNFAKENFPSTELLDYALEVEKVTTSKKENLILNVDGTIGVLLVDMFRNLGYSDSEIDELINAGAFNAFFVLGRSIGFIGHILDEKRLAMPLYRHPMDDVLYDVKRPEGL; encoded by the coding sequence ATGGCAAAGCCTGATTACATTCTTTTTGATAGAGACACAAAAGCTATTTTCTGGAACTTAAACAGAAATGCGATTCAGAGGATGCTTGATTACGATTTTCTTGTTGGTAGGAGTCCAAGTATCACAGCTATAGTAGCTCCAACACAGAACAGGAAATTTGAAAAGTTTTTCCACGGCACAAAAGAGATTATGATTCCTATTTATAAATCAACAACAGAAGCTGCTCAGGCTCATCCGGAAGCTGATGTTCTTGTAAACTTTGCTTCATTTAGAACAGCCTACAATGTGACAATAGAAGCCATCAATATTCCTACAATAAGAACAATAGCCATCACTGCAGAGGGTATTCCTGAAAGATTTGCAAGGGATATGGCTCTCAAGGCAAGAAAGGCAGGTAAAGTTATTATAGGACCTGCTACTGTTGGTGGTATAGCAGCTGGAGCATTTAGAATAGGTAATGCAGGTGGAACTATCGAAAATATTGTTAAATCAAAGCTTCACAGACCTGGTTCTGTTGGTCTTGTAACCCGTTCAGGCGGTCTTTTCAATGAGCTTTCAAATGTTATAGCAAGGAATGCTGACGGTATAGTTGAAGGAATTGCAATCGGTGGAGATAGATTCCCGGGCTCTGACTTCCTTGATCATCTTATAAGATTCCAGAAAAACCCACAGGTTAAGTTTATGATTATGCTTGGTGAGCTTGGTGGTGATCTTGAGTACAGGGTTGTTGAAGCATTAAAAGATGGAATTATCACAAAACCTCTTATTGCATGGTGTATAGGTACAATATCAAAGCACTTTGCCGGAGAAGTTCAGTTTGGTCATGCTGGTGCTAAAGCCGGTGCTGATATGGAAACAGCTGATGCTAAAAATGCTGCTCTTCGTGCTGCTGGTGCACTTGTTCCAAACTCTTTTGATGAGTTTCCAGAGCTTATTAAAGGAGTTTATGAAGATCTTAAAGCTAAAGGTCTTATCGGGGAAATTGAAGAGCCTGAGATTCCTGAAATTCCTGAAGATTATGCGAAACTTGTTAAAGCTGGAAAGGTTAGAAAGCCGACAAACTTTATCTGTACAATTTCAGATGATAGAGGCGAGGAAGCTACATACTGTGGTGTACCTATAAGTGAAGTTGTAGAAAGAGATTTCTCCATTGCTGATGTTATAGGTCTTCTTTGGTTTAAGAAGAAGTTTCCGCAGTGGGCTTCCAAATTTATAGATATGGTTATTAAAGTTGTTGCTGATCATGGTCCCTGTGTTTCCGGTGCTCACAACGCTAAAGTAACTGCAAGGGCTGGTAAGGATTTAATGTCAGCACTTGCTACAGGTATTTTGACAATAGGACCAAGGTTTGGTGGTGCTATTGATGGTGCTGCTAAATACTTTAAGTTTGCAAAAGAGCAGGGAATGGATCCGTTTGAGTTTGTTGATTACATGAAAAATGTTGAAAAGATACCTATTCCAGGTATCGGACACAGAATTAAATCAACAAAGAACCCTGATAAAAGGGTAGAGCTCCTTAAAAACTTTGCAAAAGAGAATTTCCCATCAACTGAACTTCTTGATTATGCTCTTGAGGTTGAGAAGGTTACCACATCTAAAAAAGAGAATCTCATTCTTAACGTTGATGGAACAATAGGTGTTCTTCTTGTTGATATGTTCAGGAATCTTGGATATTCAGATTCTGAAATAGATGAGCTTATTAATGCTGGTGCTTTCAACGCTTTCTTCGTTCTTGGAAGGTCTATCGGGTTTATAGGTCATATTCTTGATGAGAAAAGGCTTGCAATGCCTCTTTACAGACATCCTATGGATGATGTTCTTTACGATGTTAAAAGACCTGAAGGATTATAA
- a CDS encoding ATP citrate lyase citrate-binding domain-containing protein — protein sequence MAQRAIREYDAKRMLFNHWSEYFDGDFKYDFKSVLITPETDLDKLPEHHPWLLHMPLVAKPDMLFGKRGKLGLVLYKKEKPGDVTWEDVKKWIKEKMSEPVTIKGQTGYLTHFIVEPFIPHDEEYYIAMTMEREGDKIFMSAHGGIDVEENWDKVVEVFIPALATDDEIKKLIRENVPADIKDKDKYANFVEKLYNFFRDLHFTYLEINPLAMTGTQVYPLDFVARLDDTAQFVAGRKWGDIEFPAGFGGELSPEEKYIKEMDEKSGASLKLTILNPEGRIWTLVAGGGASVVYADTIADLGYVNELANYGEYSGNPSRTETREYVKTVFDLMTRNKHPEGKPKILIIGGAIANFTDVAKTFAGIIDAMQEYADKLRDVGVRIYVRRGGPNYELGLKQIKEAAEKLGLPIEVYGPETHITAIVSKALTDNK from the coding sequence ATGGCTCAGAGGGCGATTAGAGAGTATGATGCCAAAAGAATGCTTTTTAACCACTGGTCTGAATACTTTGATGGAGATTTTAAGTATGACTTTAAATCTGTTTTAATTACTCCAGAGACAGACCTTGATAAACTTCCAGAACACCATCCGTGGCTTTTACACATGCCTCTTGTTGCAAAACCTGACATGCTTTTTGGTAAAAGGGGTAAGCTTGGTCTTGTTCTTTATAAAAAGGAGAAACCGGGAGATGTTACATGGGAAGATGTAAAGAAATGGATAAAGGAAAAAATGTCTGAACCGGTAACAATTAAAGGACAGACAGGTTATCTTACCCATTTTATTGTTGAACCTTTTATTCCTCACGATGAAGAGTATTACATAGCTATGACTATGGAAAGGGAAGGAGACAAGATATTTATGTCTGCCCATGGTGGTATAGATGTTGAAGAAAACTGGGATAAAGTTGTTGAAGTCTTCATTCCCGCTCTTGCGACAGATGATGAAATTAAAAAGCTTATAAGAGAGAATGTACCTGCTGATATAAAAGATAAAGATAAATATGCAAACTTTGTTGAAAAACTTTACAACTTCTTTAGAGACCTACACTTCACATATCTTGAAATCAACCCCCTTGCAATGACGGGAACTCAGGTATATCCGCTTGATTTTGTTGCAAGACTTGATGACACAGCTCAATTTGTTGCAGGAAGAAAGTGGGGAGATATTGAGTTTCCGGCAGGATTTGGTGGAGAGCTCAGCCCTGAAGAAAAGTATATTAAAGAGATGGATGAGAAATCCGGTGCATCTTTAAAACTTACAATTTTAAATCCTGAAGGAAGAATCTGGACCCTTGTTGCTGGTGGTGGAGCGTCTGTTGTTTATGCTGATACCATTGCTGACCTTGGATATGTTAATGAGCTCGCAAACTACGGTGAGTATTCTGGTAACCCTTCAAGAACAGAAACAAGGGAATATGTTAAGACCGTATTTGACCTTATGACAAGAAACAAGCATCCAGAAGGAAAGCCGAAGATTCTTATTATCGGTGGTGCTATTGCTAACTTTACAGATGTTGCTAAAACATTTGCCGGGATAATTGATGCTATGCAGGAGTATGCGGATAAGCTAAGAGATGTTGGTGTTAGAATCTATGTAAGACGCGGTGGTCCAAACTATGAGCTTGGACTAAAGCAGATTAAAGAAGCTGCTGAGAAATTAGGCCTTCCGATAGAGGTTTATGGACCAGAAACTCATATCACAGCCATTGTTAGTAAAGCATTAACAGACAATAAGTAA